One window of Microcoleus vaginatus PCC 9802 genomic DNA carries:
- the nadB gene encoding L-aspartate oxidase — MSDKFDVLVIGAGAAGLYTALCLPEHLHVGLINKNTLPVSASDWAQGGIAAAIAPEDSAALHIQDTLAAGAGLCDLDAVKFLVEEASACIDSLVKMGVAFDRTGPDLALTLEAAHSRRRVLHAADTTGKAVISTLTAKVLSRKNIQLVSPAFALSLWLDETGRCQGISSICGSQVKWLQAKAVVLATGGGGQVFAQTTNPSVSTGDGVAIAWRAGALLRDLEFVQFHPTALSTAGAPRFLISEAVRGEGAHLVDSKGYRFAFDSHPSGELAPRDVVSRAIFRHLQKTGEPHVWLDLRPIAVDRLRYRFPNIIQVCADWGIDIFSEPVPVTPAAHYWMGGIVADKFNQTSIPGLYAVGETASTGVHGANRLASNSLLECLVFGAQMGLLQLEGGTPEAFADQFEAGEILEKSISEKDIEAIEKLRVELPNLVWQSAGICRGQRDLESAIVQLEIWRQEFASLPLSQTLDNLRPGQSIDFSPAEAENSSILRNWGEVANLLDIGYLIVKSAAFRTESRGGHYRVDYPLTDPDWCSHTLINQSNWYKSPRIED, encoded by the coding sequence ATGAGTGACAAATTTGACGTATTGGTAATAGGTGCTGGCGCGGCGGGTTTGTACACAGCACTTTGCCTGCCAGAGCATTTGCACGTGGGCTTGATCAATAAAAATACCCTACCTGTTTCTGCCAGCGATTGGGCTCAAGGAGGGATTGCCGCAGCGATCGCCCCTGAAGATTCGGCAGCACTGCACATTCAGGATACACTGGCTGCAGGAGCCGGTCTTTGCGATTTGGATGCGGTGAAATTTTTAGTTGAGGAAGCTTCAGCCTGCATTGACTCCCTAGTGAAAATGGGCGTTGCATTCGATCGCACCGGCCCAGATTTAGCCCTCACCCTAGAAGCCGCCCACTCCCGCCGCCGAGTCCTCCACGCCGCCGACACTACGGGCAAAGCCGTTATCAGTACGCTGACAGCAAAAGTATTGAGCCGCAAAAACATTCAACTTGTATCTCCTGCCTTTGCTTTGAGTCTGTGGCTAGACGAAACCGGGCGCTGCCAGGGGATTAGCTCGATTTGTGGCTCACAAGTCAAGTGGCTGCAGGCCAAAGCCGTGGTGCTGGCGACAGGCGGCGGCGGACAGGTTTTTGCTCAAACGACCAATCCGTCGGTAAGTACCGGGGACGGGGTGGCAATTGCGTGGCGCGCCGGGGCGCTGCTGCGAGACTTAGAATTTGTGCAGTTTCACCCGACGGCGCTGAGCACAGCGGGCGCGCCTCGGTTTCTCATTAGCGAAGCGGTGCGGGGAGAAGGAGCTCATTTGGTTGACAGTAAGGGATATCGCTTTGCTTTTGACTCTCACCCCAGCGGGGAACTCGCCCCTAGGGATGTTGTCAGCCGCGCTATTTTCCGCCACTTGCAAAAAACGGGGGAACCTCATGTTTGGCTGGATTTGCGGCCGATTGCGGTCGATCGACTGCGCTACAGGTTTCCCAATATTATCCAAGTGTGCGCTGATTGGGGAATTGATATTTTTTCCGAACCGGTGCCGGTGACGCCCGCGGCGCATTACTGGATGGGAGGAATTGTCGCTGACAAGTTTAACCAAACTTCGATTCCGGGTTTGTACGCGGTGGGAGAAACTGCGAGCACGGGGGTACACGGCGCTAATCGGTTGGCGAGCAATTCGCTGCTGGAATGTCTGGTTTTTGGGGCGCAGATGGGACTTTTGCAGCTAGAAGGTGGAACGCCCGAGGCATTCGCCGATCAGTTCGAGGCGGGGGAAATCTTGGAAAAATCGATTTCTGAAAAGGACATTGAGGCGATCGAAAAGTTGCGGGTCGAATTGCCTAATTTGGTGTGGCAGAGTGCGGGAATTTGCCGGGGACAACGCGATTTGGAAAGTGCGATCGTCCAACTTGAGATTTGGCGGCAAGAATTTGCTTCGTTGCCTTTGAGTCAAACGCTTGATAATTTACGGCCCGGACAAAGTATTGATTTTTCCCCTGCTGAGGCGGAAAATAGCTCGATTTTGCGAAATTGGGGAGAAGTTGCGAATTTATTGGATATCGGCTATTTAATTGTCAAAAGTGCTGCGTTTCGCACCGAAAGTCGCGGCGGTCATTACCGAGTGGACTATCCCCTCACCGATCCGGATTGGTGCAGCCATACTTTAATTAACCAATCGAATTGGTACAAATCTCCGCGAATAGAAGATTGA
- the psbU gene encoding photosystem II complex extrinsic protein PsbU, protein MKRLGRLLAVLGLVLGCFAWAGDQSAIAASLSRIVLPSSSLLAVEAPARTNRADEKLATEYGKKLDLNNSAVRDFREFRGLYPTLARLIIKNAPYENVEDVLNISDLTDAQKKVLQANMDKFTVTDVESVFIEGDNRLNNGLYD, encoded by the coding sequence ATGAAACGATTGGGTCGTCTATTGGCAGTATTGGGCTTAGTGCTGGGCTGCTTTGCATGGGCTGGAGACCAAAGCGCGATCGCGGCGTCATTAAGCCGTATCGTCTTGCCATCATCCTCGCTCCTAGCTGTTGAAGCTCCGGCTAGAACCAATCGCGCCGATGAGAAGCTTGCCACAGAATACGGCAAAAAACTTGATTTGAACAACAGCGCCGTCCGGGACTTTCGGGAATTTCGAGGGTTGTATCCCACTTTAGCTCGACTAATTATTAAGAATGCTCCTTACGAAAATGTTGAGGACGTACTCAATATTTCAGACTTGACGGATGCTCAGAAAAAAGTGCTGCAAGCTAACATGGACAAATTCACTGTAACTGATGTTGAATCAGTCTTTATTGAAGGAGACAACAGGTTGAATAATGGTCTCTACGACTAG
- the hisF gene encoding imidazole glycerol phosphate synthase subunit HisF: MLSKRILPCLDVKAGRVVKGVNFVNLQDAGDPVEMAQVYNDAGADELVFLDITATHEDRNIMIDVVYRTADRVFIPLTVGGGIQSLDTIKSLLRAGADKVSINSAAVRDPSLIDKASDRFGNQCIVVAIDARKRQDADNPGWDVYVRGGRENTGKDAIAWAKEAEQRGAGEILVTSMDSDGTQAGYDLELTRSIAEIVEIPVIASGGAGNCHHIYEAVTEGKAEAALLASLLHYGQLSVGEIKTYLAKCQVPVRQQQPLVISH, encoded by the coding sequence ATGTTGTCGAAAAGAATTTTACCTTGTCTGGATGTGAAAGCCGGTCGCGTGGTCAAAGGTGTCAATTTTGTCAATCTTCAGGATGCTGGCGATCCGGTAGAAATGGCTCAGGTTTACAATGATGCGGGTGCTGACGAGTTGGTGTTTCTGGACATTACGGCGACTCACGAAGACCGGAATATTATGATCGATGTGGTGTACCGAACGGCCGATCGAGTATTTATCCCTTTGACGGTGGGCGGCGGTATCCAATCCTTAGACACAATTAAAAGTTTATTGAGGGCGGGCGCTGATAAGGTGAGTATTAATTCGGCGGCGGTGCGCGATCCGAGTTTAATTGACAAAGCCAGTGATCGATTTGGTAATCAGTGCATTGTAGTGGCGATCGACGCTCGCAAACGGCAAGACGCAGATAATCCTGGTTGGGACGTGTACGTGCGCGGAGGGCGAGAAAATACCGGAAAAGATGCGATCGCCTGGGCCAAAGAAGCCGAACAGCGCGGCGCGGGCGAAATTCTGGTGACAAGCATGGACTCTGATGGCACTCAAGCCGGTTACGATTTGGAATTAACTCGAAGCATTGCCGAAATTGTCGAAATTCCCGTCATTGCTTCCGGCGGCGCCGGCAACTGTCACCACATCTACGAAGCCGTGACTGAGGGCAAAGCAGAAGCTGCACTGCTGGCTTCCCTGCTGCATTACGGGCAACTCAGTGTAGGAGAAATTAAAACTTATCTAGCAAAATGTCAAGTTCCCGTGCGACAGCAGCAGCCATTAGTTATTAGTCATTAG
- a CDS encoding adenylate/guanylate cyclase domain-containing protein yields MVLRTEGGNRYLPLAGSNCWTVGRSDDNNFVLTDRWISRNHAMLQQMETGEFYLIDLGSRNGSFVNGRRVSIPVTLRNGDRIIFGQTELDFYNPTAGHRHDPIHETDSEDFTATLTVRSLISVMVMDIRDFTVLTRQLDETLLSEVIGNWFRKAGQIIREHGSWVDKYIGDAIMAVWFHKTSGVSSEEMMRICQALSELHKATDELSSRYPLPFPLRVGAGINTGYAMVGNSGSSDRSDYTALGDTVNAAFRLESCTKQLGKDIAVGETTYKYLTQLGAQGAFEPHTVALKGYDTPSLTYAGTYADLNAFLKTKGKSS; encoded by the coding sequence ATGGTACTTCGCACAGAAGGCGGCAATCGCTACTTGCCGCTCGCCGGCAGCAATTGCTGGACAGTAGGGCGGAGCGATGACAATAATTTTGTACTGACAGATCGCTGGATTTCCCGTAATCACGCGATGTTACAGCAAATGGAGACAGGAGAGTTCTACCTGATCGACTTGGGCAGCCGCAATGGTTCCTTTGTCAACGGGCGGCGGGTCAGTATTCCTGTCACTCTCCGAAATGGCGATCGGATTATTTTCGGTCAAACCGAATTGGACTTCTACAACCCAACCGCGGGCCATCGGCACGATCCAATACACGAGACAGACTCTGAAGATTTTACGGCGACTTTGACGGTGCGTAGCCTGATTAGCGTCATGGTAATGGACATCCGAGACTTTACAGTTTTGACTAGGCAGCTAGACGAAACTCTCCTCTCGGAAGTCATCGGCAATTGGTTCCGCAAAGCAGGACAGATCATTCGCGAACACGGCAGTTGGGTGGACAAATACATCGGTGATGCCATCATGGCAGTCTGGTTCCACAAAACCAGCGGTGTCAGCAGCGAAGAAATGATGCGGATTTGCCAAGCTTTGAGCGAACTGCACAAGGCAACAGACGAACTCAGCAGCCGTTACCCCCTACCTTTTCCTCTGCGAGTCGGGGCCGGAATCAATACTGGTTATGCAATGGTGGGAAATTCTGGCAGCAGCGATCGATCGGACTATACCGCCTTGGGAGATACTGTAAACGCAGCATTTCGCCTGGAGTCTTGCACCAAGCAACTTGGCAAGGATATCGCTGTGGGAGAAACGACCTACAAATACCTGACGCAATTGGGGGCCCAGGGCGCTTTCGAGCCACACACCGTGGCTTTGAAGGGTTACGACACTCCCAGCCTGACTTACGCTGGTACTTATGCTGACTTGAACGCTTTTCTCAAAACGAAAGGAAAGAGTTCTTGA
- a CDS encoding CHASE2 domain-containing protein, whose translation MLKGRGQNPQNMLKTIKKWVDQERRVLITASAVASTVIVMRWFGFCQVWEWAAFDHFVRWRRAEPIDPRIVIVEINEADLQKYGYPISDALLAQLLQKLHAGKPRAIGLDVYRDLPTQPGNAELVNSFKNIPNLIGIELMPDETRFGVRPPPVLDQLDRIGFNNVVIDADSKVRRTLLYAWPGDGKTHKSFALRLALLYLKSEGISPQSAKANPKYLQLGKGVFRPFQPNDGAYVRADSRGYQILTNLRGPRGSFRTASMSDVLSGKVPADFVRSRVVLIGSTAPSLRDFYQNAYSSGWFGSPQQIPGVELQAHFLSQILSAALDGRGGINVWPEAAELLWILLWSWAGANVSWNLRSLGRSAYCLLSICLGLSATLYLAFLAGWWVPLIPPILSLVGSGVAVVGYLAHLQEELKRSKEFLQSLIDTIPDPIFVKDRNHRCVVLNQAYCRFIGYPLEILTCRTDYDLFPQAEAEIFWQQDELVLQTHQPRENEEYFTDAHGITHLIATKRSLHKDAAGNLFLVGAIRDITERQLRANALEQKNAELSHQAYHDALTGLPNRQMFYECLHRSLEIASSTQELVALLFLDLDGFKSINDSLGHNVGDLLLKTVASRLKKCLRGSDTISRLGGDEFTVILPAIPGREEAAKVAEKICDAIMQPFILEEHRVSVTTSIGISLYPIDGQEPEILVKNADVAMYRAKERGKNQYHFY comes from the coding sequence ATGCTCAAAGGGCGAGGCCAAAATCCCCAAAATATGCTAAAAACTATCAAAAAATGGGTCGATCAAGAACGCCGAGTATTGATTACTGCGAGTGCCGTTGCTAGTACGGTCATTGTAATGCGCTGGTTCGGATTTTGTCAGGTGTGGGAATGGGCTGCTTTCGACCACTTTGTGCGGTGGCGGCGGGCCGAACCAATTGACCCGCGCATCGTCATTGTAGAAATTAACGAAGCTGACTTGCAAAAATACGGCTACCCAATTTCGGATGCTTTATTAGCCCAATTGCTGCAAAAATTGCACGCTGGCAAGCCGCGGGCGATCGGCCTCGACGTTTACCGAGATTTGCCAACTCAACCGGGTAACGCCGAATTAGTCAACTCTTTTAAAAATATTCCCAACTTAATCGGCATTGAGTTGATGCCAGACGAAACCCGCTTCGGAGTTCGGCCACCTCCGGTACTTGACCAGCTTGATCGAATTGGTTTCAACAATGTTGTCATCGACGCTGACTCAAAAGTGCGGCGAACTTTGCTCTACGCTTGGCCCGGAGACGGCAAAACTCATAAAAGTTTTGCACTTAGACTGGCTTTGCTTTACCTCAAAAGCGAAGGAATTTCCCCTCAATCAGCAAAAGCCAATCCTAAATACTTGCAGTTAGGCAAGGGGGTTTTTCGGCCTTTTCAACCGAATGATGGTGCTTACGTTCGAGCGGACAGCCGTGGCTATCAAATTTTGACCAACCTGCGCGGCCCGCGAGGCAGTTTTCGCACTGCATCGATGAGCGATGTGCTTTCTGGCAAAGTACCCGCTGATTTTGTACGATCGCGCGTTGTCTTGATCGGCTCAACTGCCCCCAGCCTCAGAGACTTTTACCAAAATGCTTACAGCTCGGGTTGGTTTGGTTCTCCCCAGCAAATACCGGGAGTCGAGCTTCAGGCTCATTTCTTGAGCCAAATTTTGAGTGCGGCCCTCGACGGGCGCGGGGGTATCAATGTCTGGCCAGAGGCTGCGGAGTTGCTGTGGATTTTACTCTGGTCTTGGGCGGGAGCAAATGTGAGTTGGAATTTGCGATCGCTTGGTCGATCGGCTTACTGTTTATTAAGTATCTGTCTAGGTCTGAGTGCCACTTTATACTTAGCATTCTTAGCAGGTTGGTGGGTACCGTTAATTCCTCCAATCCTCAGTCTTGTGGGTTCTGGTGTCGCAGTTGTGGGTTATCTGGCTCACTTGCAAGAAGAATTAAAACGGTCTAAAGAATTTTTACAATCGCTAATCGATACAATTCCCGACCCGATTTTTGTCAAAGATCGAAATCACCGCTGCGTTGTTTTGAATCAGGCATATTGCCGGTTTATTGGCTATCCTTTAGAAATTTTAACCTGCCGCACAGATTACGATTTATTTCCCCAAGCCGAAGCCGAGATATTTTGGCAGCAAGACGAATTAGTATTGCAAACTCACCAGCCCCGAGAAAATGAAGAATATTTTACTGACGCTCACGGAATTACGCATCTAATTGCGACTAAAAGATCCCTGCATAAAGATGCTGCCGGCAACCTATTTTTAGTCGGAGCAATCAGAGATATTACCGAGCGCCAACTCCGGGCAAATGCCCTAGAACAAAAAAATGCTGAGCTCAGCCACCAAGCTTATCACGATGCCCTTACCGGTTTGCCCAACCGCCAAATGTTCTACGAATGCTTGCATCGGTCTCTAGAAATAGCCTCCAGCACTCAGGAATTGGTAGCTTTACTGTTTTTAGATTTAGATGGATTTAAGTCAATCAACGACAGTCTCGGACACAATGTGGGTGATTTACTCTTAAAAACAGTTGCCAGTCGGCTCAAAAAATGCTTGCGCGGCAGCGATACAATCTCGCGGTTGGGCGGCGACGAGTTCACAGTCATTTTGCCCGCAATTCCCGGTCGGGAGGAAGCTGCGAAAGTAGCGGAAAAAATTTGCGACGCCATCATGCAGCCTTTTATTTTAGAAGAACATAGAGTTTCTGTAACTACAAGTATTGGCATTAGTTTATATCCCATTGACGGTCAAGAGCCAGAGATTTTAGTTAAGAATGCCGATGTTGCGATGTATCGTGCTAAGGAACGCGGGAAAAATCAATATCACTTTTATTAA
- a CDS encoding low temperature-induced protein, translated as MSFISFNFPAKRLVRTLITVCFCTLLFVSNVFPALAVTSSPTKGEDQLLGIEKESQEVVLKKPMSLEETQEKASKGPNEVQGDADIEKMKNPSNTNTTSFEQQVKKAVSKIKD; from the coding sequence ATGTCTTTTATCAGCTTTAACTTCCCTGCCAAGCGTTTAGTTCGCACTTTAATAACTGTTTGTTTTTGTACTTTGCTGTTTGTTTCTAATGTTTTCCCCGCTTTGGCCGTTACCAGCAGCCCCACCAAAGGCGAAGACCAACTTTTGGGTATTGAAAAAGAATCTCAAGAAGTTGTCCTGAAAAAACCGATGTCCTTGGAAGAAACTCAAGAAAAAGCGAGCAAAGGGCCTAACGAAGTTCAGGGAGACGCTGACATTGAAAAAATGAAGAATCCTTCCAACACAAATACTACATCCTTTGAGCAACAAGTCAAAAAAGCTGTCAGCAAAATCAAAGACTAA